The nucleotide sequence TACCAGCCCGATAATCAGAATGTGCTTGAGCAGGGTAGTATAGGTGTCATTGAAAATAAGGGTTTGTGTGATGGCCTGCCACAGGTGGCTGAGCACGAAGAAGTCAAACAGCGCCAGCCCTGTAAATACTGTTCCAATCAAGGGAAAGTAGCGCTGCCAGGAAAACTGTAGCGTGTGGTAATAGGCCGCCCCGATAAACCAGAATTCCAGAATGCTAATCAGCTCATTTACTCCATTATTGTTATGCCAAGCCAATCTGGCGTATTCGCTAAAACCCATCAGCAACAGCCACATCAGGCAGCAAGTAACTAGGATGCGCAAGTTGCGCGGCAGCCGCCGCCGCCACAGCAGCCCGGCCACCACCGGTACCAGAATGGATGCCTGACAGACAAAATAGAGCACCTTCAGCCAGTATATAATGTCGCTCAGGTCGGGCATAGCAAGTGGAAGCAGCGAGAAACATACGCCTCGTGAGACAATCCACTACGCAAGGTACAAACTGAAGCTGCCCGCCAACTGCTATTGGCGAAGTCTAAAGCGGCAAACCTGCGCCTACAACAGCCGGCGGCGGGTGGCGGCCCAGCCAGAAGGCCCGCGCCAGCAGCACGTGCAGACCCAGATTGACTACGCCCAGCCCTGCGAATACTAGGCGCCGCTCGGGCCCCAGAATCAGGTGCTTGGTCAGGAATAGCATGAGCGTGCTGGTGTAGAACAGCAAGAACCCCACACTGACCACAAACATGGCATCCTGCCATAAACTCCTAGGGTGCAGTTCCGACAGGCACTGCTCGAAATACAGCAGCAGTAGCCCGATCATCAGGATATACCTGAGCAGGGTAGCATATTTATCACTGAAAATGAGCGTCTGCGTGATGGCCTGCCACAAGCCGCTGAGCACAAAGTAGTCGAACAGCGCCAGCGCCGTAAACACCATCCCAATCAGCGGAAAGTAGCGCCGCCAGGGTCGCCGCAGCGTGTGGTAGTAGGCCGCGCCGATAAACCAGGGTTCTAGGATGTCGACCAACTGATACACCCCGTTGTTGTTGCCCCAGGCCCAGCTGGCGTATTCGCCGAAGCTCATCAGCACCAGCCACATCAGGCAACAGTACACCAAACTACGCAAGTTGCGTGGCAAACGTCGCCGCCATATCAGCCCGGCTACCACTGGTATCAGAATGGACGCCTGACAGACGAGATACAGCACCCGCAGCCAGTACATGATGTCGCTCAGGTCCGGCATAATAGGCGTAGCAGGAAGTACAAACGATTCGTAAGAGGCCTGTCCCGCTGGATTGCACGCTAAGCCGGCTGTTGAGCCGTGGCCGCCGTCAACGGCTCTACGGCCAACTGCGGCTGCCGCCCCGCCAGCCAGAAACCCCGCGCAATAAGCCCATGCATGACCAGATTGAGCACGGAGTTGACGGCGTATACTTTCTGTATCTGCAATAGCGCATTTTGGTCGATGAAATAGGCCCGCATTATGAAGGCTACAACCGTACCAGCGTAGTAGAGCAACAGGGCCACGCTGATGACAAACATAGGGTCGCGCTCCAGCCGGACATTGCGCAGCTCCCGTAGCATCTGCTCGAAATACAGCAAGGTCAGCGCTATAATAAGGACGCTTTTAAGCACAGTTGTATAGGTAATTGGCAGCATCAGGCCGTGCAACACGAAGGTATCGAGTAGTGCAAACGCCGTATACAGAATGCCTAGCGGCAGAAAGTAGCGGCGGAGCCGAAACCGTAGGACGCGGTGGTAGGCTACCCCGATGAACCACATTTCCAGGATTTCTAGCGCATCCCAGATGACAACATTGTAATGCCAGGCTAGGCGAGCGAATTCCCCACACGCCATTATCACCAGCCACATCAGACAGCAGTAAAAGATGCCCCGGGGAGCCGGTGCCAGTTGCTGCCGACGCCGAAATCCAACTACTATCGGCACTACTATTGATGCCTGACCAAGGTAGCCCAGCGCATAAAACAGTTGCATCAATTCAGCAGATTCCGGCGTTGGCATGGCAGCAGGATTAGTGTTGCAGCGGGCTGTCTATTATACTGGGAGGGCTGAGCTGACCGTTGTCAAACAACTTATAGCCTTCGTCTACCAAGTCAGCGGTGGAGTTGGCACTGACCAGCACCATGGTGTCGGCGTTGCCGTTGTTAGCCAGGTAGATGCGAATGCCCTTGGTGTTGGGCTGGGCCATCAGTTCGGTGAAGACACTGTTGGAGAAGTACACCGAGCGCAACTGGTCCGGATTATCGTGCTGGTAGGTGGCAGTCCAGGCTTTGGCCTCGTCGAGGGTGATGGATTGGCCGATGGTTGCCTCTTCGTCGTCGGAGTGGAGTGGGGGATTCATGCGCAACAGGTAAGCGGTGTGTAGAGGAGCAGAACGGAATGGGACAAAAGCTGCACTGATTTGCCCCATTCAAATATAGGGCAAACATCATTGTATGCAAGCCTCCTTTTTTCGCAATGCCTGTTGCCGGCTTCGGCAGCTGCTAAAACAGCAGGCCGCCGCTGATATCGCGCGGGGTTTTGGGGGCGCGCTTGGCGGGTGGCGTAGGGGCGGGGGCTTCAGGCTCGGGCAGTTCCTCGTCCTGGTCGAGGTTCTCGAATACCCGGTCGATGGCGTCTTCGGCGGTGCGCAGCTTCTGCTTGCACAGGCGAATGAGCGTGGCCGAGCGCTGCACGCGGGCCGTTAGCTCGTCTACGTCCACGGTGTCGGTTTCCAGGGCCCGCAGAATAGTTTCCAGTTCTGCTATGGCGTCGCGGTAGGTGGTTTCCATTTAGGTGATTTTGTATGATGGGGTTATGAGGTGATGGGGTGATGGGGTTATGAGGTGATAGGGTGATGACCTCATCACTTCATCACCTCATTACTTCCTCGCCATTTCCAGCAGCCGGATTTCGGCGCGGTGTAGCAGGCGCTCGGCGGCCAGCTGCAGCTGGAAGCGGCGCGTGAGCACTTGCTCGCGGCGGCGGCGGTGCAAATAGCGGAAGCGCCGGGCCAGCAGCTGGCCCAGGCGGCGCAGGTGGCGGTGCTGGCCTTCGGCGGCGTGGTGGGCGGCCCGCTGCAGAGCTTGGCGCTGCTGGCTGAGCAGCAGCTCCTGCTGCCGCAGGCGCTGCCGGGCCAGCGGCGCCGTAGCGCGCACGCGCTGACGCAGCGCCGAATGATGGTCGTGTAGGCAGCTTTGGGCGGCTTGGTGGGTGCGGCGCCCCAGTCTATCCAGGTGGGCGGCGGCGGCGTAGAGGCTCTGCTGGGCCAGCTCCTGCACCCGGGCGCCGTAGCCCTCAAACACGGCATCGAGGCGGGCCAGCCGGTCGGAGAGGAAGGCGGCTACGGCGGTAGGGGTTTTCAGGGCCAGGTGCGCAGCCATGTCCACCACGGCCTCGTCCCGCTCGTGCCCGATGCCGGTGAGCACGGCCAGCGGAAACGCGCCAATGGCCGCCGCCAGCCCGTAATCGTCGAAGGCCAGTAAATCGGTTTTGGAGCCCCCGCCCCGGATAATCACCACGGCATCAAACTGCTGGCGGTGGGGCCGGATGGCGTCCAGCGCCGTCCGGATGCTGGCCGGGGCGTCGTCGCCTTGCATGGCGGCCGGAAACAAGGCCAGCGAAAACGCATACGCTGACTCCTCCAGCTGGCGCACGAAATCCTGGAAGCCCGCCGCCGTCGGCGACGAGATGATGGCCAGCCGCTGCGGGGCCAGGGGCAGCGGCAACGCCCGCTGCCGCTCCAGCAAGCCTTTTTCTTCGAGCTTGCGGATAGTTTCGAGGCGCTGCCGGGCCAACTCGCCTACGGTGTAGGTGGGGTCGAGGGCCAGCACGTCGAGGCTCAGGCCGTACTGCTCGTGGAACTTCACCTGCACCCGCAGCATGATTTTCAGGCCCGGGCGCAGCTCCTGGCCGGTGTGCTCGGCGAAGGCCGGGGCCAGTTGCTGGTAGCGCTGGCTCCAGATGGTGGCGCGGGCCTGGGCCTTGAGCTGGGCGCCGCGGCCGGTCTGGTGCTGGTCGGTGAGGGTGAGGTAGCAGTGGGCGCCGGCAAAGCGCGGCAGCGTGAGGTCGGCAATTTCGGCCACCACCCAATAAGAGTCGGCAAACCGCTCGGTCAGGGTCTGCTTCACGCGCAGCAGCAGCTCGGCCAGCGGCAAAGCCATGGGCGGCGGCGGAGTAGCCGGCAAACCCGGTTCGGAACGGCGGTTGTAGAGCGGTGGCATGGGCTGTAAAGGTAGGGCCTGCGCGCCGCCCATGCCAGCGCCGGCGTTAGCGCAAACGCTAGCGGCGGGCCAGCGGCTGGAACCGATAGCCCACCTGCAGGCCCACACCGCCCTCAAGCCACACGCCCCCCGTGCTGTTAAGCGAGGCTGACTGCCGCCGCCGCAGGTTCAGGCCCAGGTAGCTGTCGAGCGTCAGGCGGCGGCCCAACGACGACTGCCGGCCCAGCAGGAACTGCACCTGCGCGGTGGTGCGGGAGCGGTTGTAGTTCAGGTTGGTGTAGCGGGAGTGCTGCTCTCTGCTGTTGCGCAGGTAGGTGTGCAGGTTGGCGGCCGCAAACCAGCCGGCCAGCGGCCGGATTTTGTGGCGCCGGAAGTAGCGGCGCAGCTGCACGTTGGTATTATAGAACCGCTCCCGCGTTGTGTAGTTGTCTTCCACGATGCTCCCATCGTAGTCGTAGAAGATGGTGCCGCTGCGCTGCGAGTAGCCAAAGTAGCCCACACTGCCTATCACCGACCACTGGGTTGACAGCTGCCGCTCGTAGGTCAGGGCATAGAAACCAGGCCCGAAGCCCTGTATGCCCAGCTTGATGATCTGCTGGGGTGGGGTGGTAGCAAGGATGGTGTCGGGGGCAGACAGCAGGGTGGCGGCGCTCAGCGCCAGCGCATAGAAAGCAGGCATACGGATGTAAAAATAGCAGTAGAAACAGAGACGTAACCCTATACGAACTTGGATGGCGAATATTGTGGCTGCCCCAGATTGGGGTGGCTGCAACTTCGGGCCGAATCTGCCAGTATGGGTTGCGTATCTTTGCCGCTGATTTTCTGATCTGCCCTATTGCTTATGCCCCAACCGCCCGCTGCTGCCACGTATCTTTCCCAGCAAACCCTCACCGTGCTCGTGCCGGTGTACGACGAAGAAGAAAGCCTGCCGCAGTTTGTGGTGGAGATGGATAAATTTCTGGCCCAGACGCCCGTGCCCACCACCGTGTTGTTCATCAACGACGGCTCCAAGGACGGCTCTTTGGCCCTGCTGCGCGACATCACGCGCCAGAACCCGGTCTACCACTTCATCAGCCTGAGCGAAAACCGGGGCCTGAGCACGGCCATCAAAGCCGGCATCGACCACTGCCGCACCACGCTGGTGGGTTACATCGACTCCGACATCCAGACCACACCGATGGACTTTCTGCAGTTCTTCGAGTTCCTGCCCGAGTACGATATGGTGAACGGCATCCGGGCCAAGCGCCAGGATACGGTG is from Hymenobacter yonginensis and encodes:
- a CDS encoding glycosyltransferase is translated as MPQPPAAATYLSQQTLTVLVPVYDEEESLPQFVVEMDKFLAQTPVPTTVLFINDGSKDGSLALLRDITRQNPVYHFISLSENRGLSTAIKAGIDHCRTTLVGYIDSDIQTTPMDFLQFFEFLPEYDMVNGIRAKRQDTVVKKLSSKIANTVRRTLINDGIEDTGCPLKIMKIEYARRLPLFHGMHRFLGALVQLQGGRVKQLPVRHFPRFAGTAKYNLWNRAWKPLVDTFGFRWIRSRWKNYEIGEQHRPEAHA
- the xseA gene encoding exodeoxyribonuclease VII large subunit, which produces MPPLYNRRSEPGLPATPPPPMALPLAELLLRVKQTLTERFADSYWVVAEIADLTLPRFAGAHCYLTLTDQHQTGRGAQLKAQARATIWSQRYQQLAPAFAEHTGQELRPGLKIMLRVQVKFHEQYGLSLDVLALDPTYTVGELARQRLETIRKLEEKGLLERQRALPLPLAPQRLAIISSPTAAGFQDFVRQLEESAYAFSLALFPAAMQGDDAPASIRTALDAIRPHRQQFDAVVIIRGGGSKTDLLAFDDYGLAAAIGAFPLAVLTGIGHERDEAVVDMAAHLALKTPTAVAAFLSDRLARLDAVFEGYGARVQELAQQSLYAAAAHLDRLGRRTHQAAQSCLHDHHSALRQRVRATAPLARQRLRQQELLLSQQRQALQRAAHHAAEGQHRHLRRLGQLLARRFRYLHRRRREQVLTRRFQLQLAAERLLHRAEIRLLEMARK
- the xseB gene encoding exodeoxyribonuclease VII small subunit; translated protein: METTYRDAIAELETILRALETDTVDVDELTARVQRSATLIRLCKQKLRTAEDAIDRVFENLDQDEELPEPEAPAPTPPAKRAPKTPRDISGGLLF